One window from the genome of Pedobacter schmidteae encodes:
- a CDS encoding SusC/RagA family TonB-linked outer membrane protein, giving the protein MNHLTSLCKQLLLKGAKAILTMSLLFAIVFTSAAAAQQQEERITINVKNISIKEFITRIGRLSKLELVFTSSDLDQNQKITYQAKNKPLSQVLEEALKPIGLGFKIEKGIISIFRQQKMSGSDTPTSSVHGKRLSGQVIDAVTKQPLVGATISTPSNSAKVITQGDGSFSIPVEANEHTLSVSYVGYTPTSVPIQNKSTVAIHLNPVTTALDETVVTGMFTRKQSTYTGAVNTLKAEEIIRTGSLNIIEAIARLDPSFQLLVNDQLGSNPNAIPDIQMRGASSFSDMKGRYTSSPNQPLFIIDGFEQSVSRVFDMDINRIQSITLLKDATAKAIYGSKGANGVIVIETKKPLPGKLRVSYKVDLNVQAPVLSDYRLTDARQKLEVERLAGMFSSPYPEQQLALDQKYQAIHSDILKGVNTDWLAQPTRVGIGNKHSLSLDGGDESVLYSINVGYNNNAGVMKGSSRNSLEGGFSFQYRYKNLTFREQLSIISNKGIESPYGSFEDYAKMNPYWKMKDERGHLIPILGVYDRYHSTDLDGDGVLDQQFSIYNPMLNANTKYLNQSEYLDLTNNFYVEWALPKGFRFTGRIGITKLKTDGDLFYPSNYATLDPNSPYNFRSVRPDAANDAYYKRGQYTKSHENRFNLTSDIGWSYSKMMGKHLIFFNNQYTLSENQSKLESFKGQGFADNATSIGQARQYMENDKPFGKDTKARELGIVASTNYSYDSRYLLDANYRANASSLFGANNRWGHFWSIGAGWNVNQENFLKESSVIDNLKFRGSYGYTGSQNFESYLAMATYTYFNDRIYDDVIGANLLALSNPDLKWQQTLDKNVGVDLSVFKRFNLSFDFYTKTTSDLLTPIKVVPSTGFDNYTENLGKSENKGIEVRANVILISNTKQDIQLSVFGNLAHNKNKLLKIGDALSAINDATDKAQSNIDPNPENGWKRQPRVEYAEGESLSAIWGVRSLGIDPFNGMEVFLKKDGTRTYIWDTADKVVLGDELATVQGSLGFNLDYKGLSVSTNIAYRLGGQSYNQTLVNQVENADLQYNVDQRVFTERWNPETPGVPAKYKRLSRGVSPTMPSSRFIQNNNELKLSSLNIGYDFRHVNFIKNAKLVERLRISFAMNDLLRFSTVKAERGTSYPYARSFIGSIQATF; this is encoded by the coding sequence ATGAACCACTTAACCAGCTTATGCAAACAACTTTTGTTAAAGGGGGCCAAAGCAATACTGACCATGTCGCTCCTCTTTGCAATAGTCTTTACCTCAGCAGCCGCAGCGCAGCAACAAGAGGAACGTATTACCATCAATGTTAAGAATATTTCCATCAAAGAATTTATCACCCGGATTGGAAGACTTAGTAAATTAGAGTTGGTATTTACGAGTTCTGACTTAGATCAAAACCAAAAGATTACCTACCAGGCCAAAAATAAGCCACTTAGCCAGGTTTTGGAGGAAGCGTTAAAACCTATTGGTCTTGGCTTTAAAATTGAAAAAGGTATTATCTCTATTTTTCGCCAGCAAAAAATGTCTGGCAGCGATACCCCTACAAGTTCTGTGCATGGTAAAAGACTAAGTGGACAAGTGATTGATGCTGTAACCAAGCAACCCTTGGTTGGCGCAACAATCTCAACACCTTCTAATTCCGCCAAGGTAATTACCCAGGGAGACGGGAGTTTCAGTATTCCTGTTGAGGCTAATGAGCATACGCTATCAGTATCGTATGTTGGTTATACGCCGACAAGTGTACCGATTCAGAACAAATCCACTGTTGCCATCCATTTAAATCCAGTAACAACAGCATTAGATGAAACTGTTGTTACTGGTATGTTTACCCGTAAACAAAGTACCTATACCGGAGCTGTCAATACCCTTAAAGCTGAAGAAATAATCCGGACTGGTAGCCTTAACATCATAGAGGCAATTGCCCGTCTGGATCCATCATTTCAATTGTTGGTAAATGATCAATTGGGATCTAACCCCAATGCCATACCTGATATACAGATGCGGGGCGCTTCCTCCTTTTCTGACATGAAAGGACGCTACACCTCCAGCCCTAATCAACCTTTATTCATCATCGATGGTTTTGAACAATCTGTTTCACGAGTATTCGATATGGACATTAACCGTATTCAGAGTATTACACTATTAAAGGATGCTACAGCAAAAGCAATTTACGGTTCAAAAGGCGCTAATGGAGTAATCGTAATTGAGACAAAAAAGCCACTGCCGGGAAAGTTACGGGTTTCCTATAAAGTAGATCTAAATGTACAGGCTCCCGTATTAAGCGATTATAGACTAACTGATGCCCGTCAGAAACTGGAGGTAGAACGTTTGGCGGGTATGTTTTCCTCTCCTTATCCAGAACAGCAACTGGCGCTCGACCAAAAATATCAGGCCATACATAGTGATATTCTTAAAGGGGTGAATACGGATTGGTTAGCTCAACCGACCCGTGTGGGCATTGGGAACAAGCATTCATTGTCGTTAGATGGTGGAGATGAAAGTGTATTGTATAGCATTAATGTTGGGTACAACAACAATGCAGGGGTAATGAAGGGATCGAGCAGAAATAGTCTTGAAGGAGGCTTCAGTTTTCAATACCGCTATAAGAACCTCACTTTCAGAGAGCAGCTTTCCATTATATCTAACAAGGGTATAGAGTCACCATACGGCTCGTTTGAAGACTACGCAAAAATGAACCCATATTGGAAAATGAAGGACGAAAGGGGACATTTAATTCCTATACTTGGTGTGTATGATAGGTATCATTCTACCGATCTGGACGGCGACGGGGTCTTAGATCAGCAGTTTTCTATATATAACCCTATGCTTAATGCGAATACCAAGTACTTAAACCAATCAGAGTACCTTGATCTGACCAACAACTTTTATGTAGAGTGGGCATTACCAAAAGGTTTTAGGTTTACTGGTCGTATTGGAATTACGAAGTTGAAAACGGATGGCGATCTGTTTTATCCATCCAATTATGCAACGCTAGATCCCAATTCCCCATATAATTTCCGGTCTGTACGACCTGATGCAGCTAATGATGCCTATTACAAACGTGGACAATACACCAAATCGCATGAGAACCGGTTCAATCTGACTTCAGATATAGGGTGGAGTTACTCCAAAATGATGGGAAAGCACCTGATTTTCTTTAACAATCAATATACGCTTTCCGAAAACCAAAGCAAGCTGGAGAGCTTCAAAGGTCAGGGCTTTGCCGATAATGCTACCTCAATAGGACAAGCCAGGCAATATATGGAAAATGATAAGCCCTTTGGTAAAGATACAAAAGCTCGTGAATTGGGTATCGTTGCGTCGACGAACTACTCCTACGATTCCAGGTACCTTTTGGATGCCAACTATAGGGCGAATGCATCTTCTCTGTTTGGTGCCAATAATCGTTGGGGACACTTCTGGTCAATCGGTGCAGGATGGAATGTAAACCAGGAGAATTTCTTAAAAGAAAGCTCCGTTATTGATAATCTAAAATTCAGGGGGTCTTACGGATATACAGGATCTCAGAATTTTGAATCTTACCTTGCCATGGCGACCTATACTTATTTCAATGATCGTATATATGACGATGTGATAGGAGCCAATCTATTGGCTTTGAGTAATCCTGATTTGAAATGGCAACAAACACTGGACAAAAATGTAGGTGTGGATCTTTCTGTATTTAAACGTTTCAATTTATCATTCGATTTTTATACCAAAACCACATCGGATTTGCTGACACCAATTAAAGTCGTGCCATCAACCGGATTCGATAACTATACTGAGAATTTGGGTAAATCAGAAAATAAAGGAATTGAGGTAAGGGCAAACGTAATCTTGATATCGAATACGAAGCAAGATATTCAGTTATCAGTATTTGGAAATTTGGCACATAACAAAAATAAATTGTTAAAAATAGGGGACGCGCTATCAGCCATCAATGATGCTACCGATAAGGCGCAGTCTAACATTGATCCCAATCCAGAAAACGGATGGAAAAGGCAGCCTCGCGTAGAATATGCTGAAGGAGAATCACTAAGTGCAATCTGGGGAGTACGTTCCCTCGGTATTGACCCTTTCAATGGGATGGAAGTGTTTTTGAAAAAAGATGGAACCAGAACGTATATATGGGATACAGCAGATAAAGTTGTACTTGGTGATGAGTTGGCAACTGTTCAGGGTAGCTTAGGATTCAATCTGGATTATAAGGGACTGTCTGTTTCTACTAATATAGCCTACAGATTAGGAGGTCAAAGCTATAACCAAACCCTGGTAAATCAGGTAGAAAATGCGGACCTGCAATATAATGTAGATCAGCGAGTATTTACCGAAAGATGGAATCCGGAAACACCAGGTGTTCCGGCAAAATATAAGAGACTATCCAGAGGTGTCAGTCCAACTATGCCATCGTCTAGATTCATTCAAAACAACAATGAGTTGAAATTATCTTCTTTAAATATTGGATATGATTTTCGTCATGTAAACTTTATAAAGAATGCCAAGCTAGTGGAAAGACTTAGGATATCGTTTGCGATGAATGATTTGCTTAGGTTTTCTACGGTAAAAGCTGAGCGAGGTACCTCGTATCCTTATGCGAGATCATTTATAGGTTCTATCCAGGCAACATTTTAA
- a CDS encoding RagB/SusD family nutrient uptake outer membrane protein, translating to MKYKEIIRQIIVSIFILTILSQFYACKKWLNVLPENETEATALFSTERGFQEALSGVYTLMSESELYGRELTFGFADVIAQQYGMLHEMSPYFYSQFFEFRNEKSLQLSNAIWKKQFNAIANVNNILAFIDKNEPVFTSETSYAIIKGEALAIRAYLHLDLLRLYAPHKIANNTTEKWLPYVDEFSKNTSQSLSFDVFMDKLLTDLTNAEKLLKVDPILTGKTLTDLYFKNRQYHLNYFAVKGLMARAYLYRGNLKQEAFNCAKEVIDAQQNKGLFPFVQAVDATNVDRNKRDRTFSTEHVFTLNIRSLQTFITGYVSQVQNGLALISREPLIDLFEGYPDYRKEFFEADGTVQSVPSKLWQVDPLKKYTYKMPMIRITEMYYIAAETTDNPAQALSYLNTVRQARNIPLALADLDPEMLKAEIFKEYKKEFFGEGQLFYYYKRHNATDAGSWTQQFKYVLPMPEDEINFGDRPRPN from the coding sequence ATGAAATACAAAGAAATTATACGACAAATTATTGTAAGCATATTCATACTTACTATTTTATCCCAGTTCTATGCCTGCAAGAAATGGCTGAATGTGCTTCCTGAAAATGAGACAGAGGCTACGGCGCTTTTCTCAACAGAAAGGGGATTTCAAGAGGCCTTGAGTGGCGTTTATACGTTAATGAGTGAGTCTGAACTATACGGTCGGGAACTTACTTTTGGCTTTGCTGATGTGATCGCACAACAATACGGAATGCTACACGAAATGAGCCCTTATTTTTATTCGCAATTCTTCGAATTTAGAAATGAAAAGAGCTTACAGTTAAGTAATGCCATATGGAAAAAACAATTTAATGCCATCGCGAATGTAAACAACATCCTTGCCTTTATAGATAAGAATGAGCCGGTGTTTACATCAGAAACTTCGTATGCGATAATCAAAGGAGAAGCGCTAGCCATCCGTGCCTATTTACATCTGGATCTGCTGCGTTTATATGCTCCCCACAAAATAGCAAACAACACAACTGAAAAATGGCTGCCCTATGTTGATGAGTTCAGCAAGAACACGTCCCAATCACTATCCTTCGATGTTTTTATGGACAAGTTATTGACTGACTTGACTAATGCAGAAAAATTGTTGAAGGTAGATCCAATACTTACGGGTAAAACTTTGACAGATTTATATTTTAAAAACAGACAATATCACCTCAATTATTTTGCGGTAAAAGGACTTATGGCACGGGCCTATCTTTACCGTGGTAATTTAAAACAGGAAGCTTTTAATTGTGCAAAAGAAGTGATTGATGCACAGCAGAACAAAGGATTATTTCCATTTGTGCAGGCAGTAGATGCAACAAATGTAGATCGAAATAAGCGTGATCGAACTTTTTCGACAGAGCATGTATTTACTTTGAATATCCGCTCACTTCAAACTTTCATTACTGGCTATGTAAGTCAGGTACAAAATGGATTGGCATTAATTTCACGTGAGCCGCTAATCGACCTTTTTGAGGGGTACCCCGACTATCGCAAAGAGTTCTTCGAAGCGGATGGTACAGTACAATCAGTACCTTCTAAACTCTGGCAGGTAGACCCATTGAAAAAGTACACTTATAAAATGCCGATGATCCGCATTACGGAAATGTATTATATAGCCGCAGAAACGACGGATAATCCTGCACAAGCGCTGAGTTACCTGAACACAGTAAGGCAGGCACGTAATATTCCTCTAGCATTAGCGGACCTGGATCCGGAAATGCTGAAAGCTGAGATTTTTAAAGAGTATAAAAAGGAGTTTTTTGGAGAAGGGCAGTTGTTTTATTATTACAAAAGACATAATGCCACAGATGCTGGTAGCTGGACTCAGCAATTCAAATATGTGCTACCGATGCCGGAAGATGAAATCAACTTTGGGGATAGACCACGTCCCAACTAA
- a CDS encoding DUF4843 domain-containing protein, whose protein sequence is MKKIIIFCFLILTIGMVSSCKEDEIDLFSGKAALFAGVKMNERSTPENDMDSVRSVAFGFSDLQETTINFMIRLQGIPGKEDRKVKIKISGDATKGTDYELNENVVLPAGAHYVLIPCRIIRNPTFMDTQKRIMLSLVADDLFEVPDTSKARINVSDGIPTGWVNNSFATYVFGSCSKVKYQFFYGMMGYYDLGDVLYGDLNNIGKYLNKKVDDYNLNPDKYEHKYGDVPLGFRFDPWD, encoded by the coding sequence ATGAAGAAGATAATCATATTCTGCTTTCTAATCTTGACAATTGGCATGGTATCTTCCTGCAAAGAAGACGAGATCGATTTGTTCAGTGGAAAAGCAGCACTATTTGCTGGTGTGAAAATGAACGAAAGAAGCACTCCTGAAAATGATATGGACTCCGTTCGAAGTGTGGCATTTGGATTTTCGGATCTACAGGAAACTACGATCAATTTTATGATTCGCTTGCAGGGAATACCGGGTAAAGAAGATCGAAAAGTAAAAATCAAGATTTCGGGCGATGCAACAAAAGGGACGGATTATGAGCTAAATGAGAACGTGGTATTGCCAGCTGGGGCACATTATGTACTTATTCCTTGTCGTATCATTCGTAATCCAACATTCATGGATACACAAAAAAGAATTATGTTGAGTCTGGTTGCTGATGACCTGTTTGAGGTACCCGACACCAGTAAGGCTCGTATCAATGTGTCGGATGGTATCCCTACAGGATGGGTGAATAATTCTTTTGCCACATATGTTTTTGGTAGTTGTAGTAAAGTTAAATATCAATTCTTTTACGGTATGATGGGGTATTATGATTTGGGGGATGTTTTATATGGAGACTTAAACAATATAGGCAAATATCTCAACAAGAAAGTTGATGACTACAATCTCAATCCAGATAAATATGAACATAAATACGGAGATGTACCACTGGGTTTCAGATTTGATCCATGGGACTAA
- a CDS encoding DUF255 domain-containing protein encodes MKKIILFLLILFPICTIAQVKFEETNIKKALERAKKENKGLIVDVISGRVDKVNIDKVLSDKAVAQLMLKNFIPVRINLMKSENEDFAEYIANLSYPVAVFLNQKGNILGACHWDAIPMGFENFSKVLDAAIKADIEKKANTKKIEFLDIDYKQALEMSKTTGKPVFVDCHFVGCGPCKKMVVDVFNLDRVADFYNQNFICIQIDRDKDPHGVCGKFKVFGFPGFLYINAAGNLITKEDGFKAPDDFMALGRKALTAHKDGTTTGGQSTSGSSSSPQATGMATGATAVPMMGSVAASSSSASAAVAMTSNGTNVNAIQFEKLSLEDAIAKAKNENKIIYVDMSASWCQPCKMMQEKVFPDPQVVEYLNKNFISIYFQCDLDSALSNVYRDKYISTAFPTHLLIDKNGELIHKFVGYMSVTSFLAELNKGVLANTGLNSFTKRYNGGERSAAFMNEYITMLANANEGQRASGLASEYLKTLSVNDLANKKTFYLISEFVRDLDSDLAQKILNNKPIFEKNVGKADVDAYERMLWLIKATSFVTRKDGEKVLDKTGYDSFVKRIEASGIDKDDYVKMTSSMDNYHQTGDWNSYVNEAVAYMKKKKSKASLMWTWNWGSRLQSGCEDKDLRTKYVQELEPNYELVKASDRDQAMVWAASMKILINDLKK; translated from the coding sequence ATGAAAAAAATAATTCTATTCCTTCTGATTTTATTCCCTATTTGTACCATTGCACAGGTGAAATTTGAGGAGACTAATATTAAAAAAGCGCTGGAAAGGGCCAAAAAGGAAAACAAAGGCTTAATCGTTGATGTAATATCCGGAAGGGTAGATAAGGTGAATATAGATAAAGTGCTTTCAGATAAAGCTGTTGCTCAGCTTATGCTTAAAAACTTTATTCCGGTTCGTATCAATTTGATGAAATCCGAAAATGAAGATTTTGCAGAGTATATCGCTAATCTATCTTACCCGGTTGCGGTATTCCTAAATCAAAAAGGGAACATACTAGGAGCATGTCATTGGGATGCAATACCTATGGGGTTTGAAAACTTTAGCAAGGTACTAGATGCGGCTATTAAAGCAGATATTGAAAAAAAAGCTAACACGAAGAAGATTGAGTTTTTGGACATAGATTACAAGCAAGCATTAGAAATGTCCAAAACAACTGGCAAACCGGTTTTTGTGGATTGTCATTTTGTAGGCTGTGGGCCATGTAAAAAAATGGTTGTTGATGTATTTAATCTGGACCGGGTGGCCGACTTTTATAACCAGAACTTTATTTGTATTCAAATTGATCGCGATAAAGATCCTCACGGCGTATGTGGAAAGTTCAAAGTATTTGGATTTCCTGGCTTTTTATACATCAATGCTGCGGGTAATTTAATCACAAAGGAGGATGGATTTAAAGCACCGGATGATTTTATGGCATTGGGACGTAAGGCATTGACTGCTCACAAAGATGGTACCACAACTGGTGGTCAAAGTACTTCAGGCAGTAGCTCAAGTCCACAGGCTACAGGGATGGCAACAGGTGCAACAGCAGTTCCTATGATGGGGAGTGTTGCTGCAAGTAGTAGTTCGGCTAGCGCTGCGGTTGCGATGACCTCTAATGGGACAAATGTTAACGCGATACAGTTTGAAAAATTAAGTCTTGAAGATGCGATCGCAAAAGCAAAGAATGAGAACAAGATTATTTATGTAGATATGAGTGCCAGCTGGTGCCAGCCTTGCAAAATGATGCAGGAGAAAGTATTTCCAGATCCACAAGTAGTAGAATATCTAAACAAGAATTTCATTAGCATATATTTTCAATGCGATTTAGACAGTGCACTGTCTAATGTTTACCGGGATAAATACATTTCTACAGCCTTTCCTACTCATTTATTAATAGACAAGAATGGTGAACTCATTCATAAATTTGTAGGTTATATGAGTGTAACTTCATTTTTAGCAGAATTGAATAAGGGGGTACTTGCCAACACAGGTCTAAATTCCTTCACCAAAAGATACAATGGCGGAGAAAGATCGGCTGCTTTTATGAATGAATACATCACTATGCTTGCCAATGCCAACGAGGGACAAAGGGCATCTGGTTTGGCTTCAGAATATTTGAAAACACTATCAGTAAATGATCTGGCTAATAAAAAGACATTTTACCTGATTAGTGAATTTGTTAGGGATTTGGATTCTGACTTGGCGCAGAAAATTTTGAACAACAAACCAATCTTTGAAAAAAATGTGGGTAAAGCAGATGTAGATGCTTATGAAAGGATGCTATGGTTAATCAAAGCTACGTCGTTTGTAACTAGAAAAGATGGTGAAAAAGTATTAGATAAAACCGGATATGATTCTTTTGTCAAACGAATAGAGGCTAGCGGAATTGATAAAGATGATTATGTAAAGATGACTTCTTCGATGGACAATTATCATCAGACAGGTGATTGGAATAGTTACGTCAATGAAGCTGTAGCTTATATGAAGAAGAAAAAGAGTAAGGCAAGTCTTATGTGGACCTGGAACTGGGGATCTCGCCTGCAAAGCGGTTGCGAGGATAAAGACTTGAGAACAAAATATGTTCAGGAACTCGAGCCAAACTATGAACTGGTTAAAGCATCTGATCGGGATCAAGCGATGGTTTGGGCAGCATCTATGAAAATTTTGATTAATGATCTAAAAAAATAA
- a CDS encoding sigma factor: MESSNTDSKKKELLLFNQLFEKYRTALIGFAISYLKDKDDAEDVVQDVFSKIWDRIGNIEENKDGKSLLFTATKKPV; this comes from the coding sequence ATGGAAAGTAGCAATACAGATAGTAAGAAAAAGGAATTACTGCTTTTTAATCAGCTGTTTGAAAAATATCGAACAGCCCTCATTGGTTTTGCTATTAGCTACCTTAAAGATAAAGATGATGCTGAAGACGTTGTCCAAGATGTATTTTCGAAGATATGGGACCGTATAGGCAACATTGAAGAAAACAAAGACGGGAAAAGCCTGCTCTTTACCGCTACTAAAAAGCCTGTATAA
- a CDS encoding sigma factor-like helix-turn-helix DNA-binding protein encodes MIALENSTIERIEFNELQGQINSIIRTLPEDYQEIFYMNREEGLRYIDIAKHKNISIKTVEKKISLTLKKLRNSITNYIWFL; translated from the coding sequence TTGATTGCATTGGAAAACTCTACCATCGAAAGAATAGAATTTAATGAGTTGCAGGGGCAAATTAACTCAATCATACGGACGCTTCCCGAAGATTATCAGGAAATATTTTATATGAATAGGGAAGAGGGACTTCGCTACATTGATATTGCCAAACATAAAAATATTTCCATAAAAACAGTAGAAAAGAAAATCAGTCTTACCCTAAAAAAACTAAGGAATAGCATTACAAACTACATTTGGTTCCTTTAG
- a CDS encoding DUF5677 domain-containing protein — translation MDFGAAILEADFARGGDELDLPPILFLKNLISNIDGISVLVANSIIEPCNTLLRTLLENFLSLEYLLEDNAGSGQRSRNFMVWDFVERRKWVKKGDVNSPEHAQLAEKFKHDKRLFDSPVMSFPMADKICEWIDKGLNGKTNQETWQEYQRTKKTKKKTPAWYSLFDGPDSLEGLAARVGYPALYEILYRGFSPSSHGNNIVPGKISFPDGPQVNIEPIRDKTQASSTVNHCLQISNLAFRTYLKKRVPFMAESYGVWVAYAYPYSTQLNNEVSEMIKKEDRLLLDRLELNERSR, via the coding sequence GTGGATTTCGGGGCAGCTATACTCGAAGCTGATTTTGCACGAGGCGGAGATGAATTAGACCTGCCACCAATACTGTTTCTTAAAAACCTGATAAGCAATATAGATGGTATTTCGGTGTTAGTTGCCAACTCCATCATTGAACCTTGTAACACGCTATTAAGAACATTGCTGGAAAACTTCCTTTCGCTGGAATACCTGCTTGAAGATAATGCCGGCTCAGGGCAGCGTTCAAGAAATTTTATGGTCTGGGATTTTGTGGAGCGACGCAAATGGGTCAAAAAGGGCGATGTAAATAGTCCTGAACATGCCCAGTTGGCCGAAAAATTTAAACATGACAAGCGACTTTTCGATAGCCCGGTGATGTCCTTTCCCATGGCGGACAAGATCTGCGAGTGGATAGATAAAGGTTTGAACGGAAAAACCAATCAGGAGACCTGGCAAGAGTATCAAAGGACAAAGAAAACAAAAAAGAAAACCCCTGCATGGTACAGCTTATTTGATGGTCCGGACTCACTTGAAGGACTTGCAGCCAGGGTCGGTTATCCCGCCCTTTATGAAATACTATACCGGGGTTTTTCACCTTCCAGCCACGGGAACAATATTGTACCTGGCAAAATTTCTTTTCCGGACGGTCCGCAGGTCAATATTGAACCCATACGTGACAAAACGCAGGCGTCCTCGACAGTGAACCATTGCCTACAGATCAGTAATCTGGCATTCCGGACTTACCTGAAGAAACGTGTACCGTTTATGGCAGAAAGTTATGGAGTATGGGTGGCTTATGCATATCCCTATAGCACGCAGCTGAACAATGAAGTGAGCGAGATGATAAAAAAGGAAGATCGATTGCTTTTGGATAGGCTAGAGTTGAATGAGCGTTCTCGATAA
- a CDS encoding DUF6266 family protein: MAKLPKGIFGPVSGKIGSVVGATWNGQPYLRQAPRPQKRTKLIKSAARLANEAKFKLVSTWLVPFHPFVDVGFKNVPEGKTALGAAFSVIYHQAITGTYPVFAVDYAKVVISAGDLPGLNQPVMNLIAADTIEIKWQQNKLRTASFDDQLMLALYCPELEIIDGFIGGVRRADLQTTFHLNPLMAGKAIEVYLSVTSLNRKKIADSIYLGRLEP; encoded by the coding sequence ATGGCAAAATTACCAAAAGGAATTTTCGGTCCGGTTTCAGGGAAAATTGGATCGGTTGTAGGGGCAACATGGAATGGGCAGCCTTATTTAAGGCAGGCACCCAGACCACAAAAAAGAACAAAACTAATCAAATCGGCTGCGCGTTTGGCCAACGAAGCCAAATTTAAACTGGTAAGCACCTGGCTGGTTCCATTTCATCCCTTTGTGGATGTAGGCTTTAAAAATGTACCCGAAGGAAAAACAGCATTGGGCGCAGCATTTTCGGTGATTTATCATCAGGCGATTACAGGTACTTATCCCGTTTTTGCAGTAGACTACGCCAAGGTAGTCATTAGTGCAGGCGATTTGCCCGGGCTTAATCAACCGGTGATGAACTTAATTGCAGCTGATACGATTGAAATTAAATGGCAACAAAATAAACTGCGAACCGCTTCATTTGATGATCAGCTGATGCTGGCCTTGTACTGTCCGGAACTTGAAATCATAGATGGATTTATTGGGGGAGTAAGAAGAGCGGATTTGCAAACCACTTTTCATCTTAATCCGCTGATGGCCGGCAAAGCCATTGAAGTGTATTTGAGTGTAACTTCTTTAAACCGGAAAAAAATAGCTGACAGCATATATTTAGGGAGGTTGGAGCCATGA
- a CDS encoding helix-turn-helix domain-containing protein, which produces MLLKIINLLLKILNRLNQIEDVLMELRAATTFPVEDELLDNSDVKRLLKVGDSTLYRWRKKKMINTQLIGGKYYYLKSSLTKLLEKK; this is translated from the coding sequence ATGTTACTGAAAATCATAAACTTATTACTAAAAATATTAAACCGTCTTAACCAAATAGAAGACGTCCTTATGGAATTGCGGGCTGCAACCACATTTCCTGTTGAAGATGAATTACTTGACAACAGCGATGTCAAACGCTTACTTAAAGTAGGTGACAGTACATTATACCGTTGGAGAAAAAAGAAAATGATCAATACACAATTGATCGGCGGAAAGTATTATTATTTGAAGTCTTCACTAACAAAACTTCTAGAGAAAAAATAG
- a CDS encoding Crp/Fnr family transcriptional regulator — translation MNYSTFIERLEKCGNLSEERKALLRDRSADARVMEKEVLLTPGETCKYVYFIKQGLFRSFRIVNFKEETTNFMGEGDFMTCMHGFFKHGFAMDGLVCEQQAIVIKLSFYDWQAMCDEDPDFLKISMNICTGYLVNHYEQSHIYRTCKTQKKLEQLCIIYPGILNRVAQKHIASYFGVSEQAISGIIASLK, via the coding sequence ATGAATTACTCCACTTTTATTGAACGTTTAGAGAAATGCGGAAACCTTAGCGAGGAGCGAAAGGCTTTGCTCAGGGACAGGTCGGCAGATGCCCGTGTAATGGAAAAAGAAGTGCTCCTCACTCCGGGCGAGACCTGTAAATATGTTTATTTTATAAAGCAGGGGCTATTTAGGAGTTTCAGGATTGTAAACTTCAAAGAAGAAACCACCAACTTTATGGGCGAAGGCGATTTTATGACCTGTATGCATGGCTTTTTTAAGCATGGTTTTGCAATGGATGGATTGGTATGTGAACAACAGGCCATAGTGATAAAACTAAGCTTTTACGACTGGCAGGCGATGTGTGATGAAGATCCCGATTTTCTGAAAATATCTATGAACATCTGTACAGGATATCTGGTAAACCATTATGAACAGTCGCACATTTACCGTACCTGCAAAACGCAAAAGAAGCTGGAACAACTGTGCATCATTTATCCGGGTATTTTAAACCGTGTGGCGCAAAAGCATATTGCCAGCTATTTTGGTGTTAGTGAACAGGCCATTAGTGGGATAATAGCAAGTTTGAAATAA